The Cucumis sativus cultivar 9930 unplaced genomic scaffold, Cucumber_9930_V3 scaffold53, whole genome shotgun sequence genomic interval ACCCTTGAGCACTAAGCTCGGGTTTGTGACGTGAgattctgaattttgatgagtatatgtactgaaatttgagaataagcttatgtcctttttgtgtttgctaagtttcaactaatactctcagtatttatctttgtgcttATGTGATAGATTTGTTATGCACTGTAGTGATGTGGGGTGttttttcatcttattttctgcatcttaaaTACCTTATTTTTTTGCATCTTAATTGGTactgaaattttgtttgtttcagtGGAAGAGGCACTATCAGCATTGACATGTACATGTGATTTTAAGCAAGAACCAGGAGAGTGAGAGTTTTAGTGTGCCGTATTTAGAATTTGCCGATATCTTTTTCCCGTTTCAGCAAGTATTCCTGATAGTGGGGGTAACTCTCAAGTCTGCAGtcttttcttcatgaaatttGTAGATTATCTAAGAAtactaatatcatttaatgGTGACATTTTTTAGCAACTTTTCTTAACCACACTTTTTCATTAAGTTTACTCTTGTTTAATTGACAGATTCTTCGAGTAATGCTAGATATTGGTTCTAACAACGAGAAGTTACTTAATGATCCTCTTTGTAAGTGAAAGGGAAACCTTCATGTCTTTTATCTCCATATTTTCCTTGTAATGTATTTTGCTTATATTGCTCTGTTTCTGTTGTCAATGACGATATATCTGggctttttttgttgttgtggtggtggtggtgaaatattttatttaagcctctagttaatatttatgcTTACTTAAcagaaaatttgttgcttgagCTTGCTTCATTTCGtccttttacttgtttaagtcctccaaaaagtattcattactttaataaattccCTCACCAGCATCATCACCTCTTAGTCAACAAACTGTTTTTTCCCAAatgcaaaaaaggaaaaaaaaaataaataaagacaatCAAGAACAACCATCaacaacatgaaaaaaaaaagagaagaaaaagatagctACTGAAAAACATTACTacccattttcattatcataatCCTCTACTATGCTTTTCCACCTTCTAACCCATTTTTCCATTGCAGGATTTATTGGAGTTGAGGAGTCCCACAATCTTTATGTTCTGTTTGTTTCTCCATCACTTTTTCAAGGCTGTTCAATTGGAGTTCCATCTTCAGGTAATATTAATGTGTTTGTTTCtaagataattttgttaaacacttgtttttgttgtctCCATCCACCaactgtttgatgaaatgccgcATTGAACAATTTTATGGGTTCTTGGGAAGCATGTGATCTATATGTGTTTggaatttgtataattagttagagtgatttagaaaaacttttgtatttgtagtTGGATAGACAATTCATTCCATATTTAGAGCATGATtaagagttattttgaaaatgttaaaattacttcaaaagatATTTGGATAATTTAAATGACTTTCGTCTATTGTATGATGATCATGTTTGATAGAtcgaaaacttttcttcttcttcttcttcgtttctTCCTGCTGCCTATTCGACCTTCAACTTTGAGTGTAGTTGCTTGGCTGTCGAATGGCCACCACTCAAAGTCACTCCCTCGCCTTCTTATCACTCTTAATTTCCTTAACAACAAAGTCAAACTGCTACAGAACAATcgaatttttgtttgattaattttctatccaCAGGAGGCTTTTGTATGTTGATCacccttgttttctttgaaaagtttaaacttCCATACACGATATATTGGGAAACTTTCACATTCCTCGGGACATTAAAAGCTCAAGAGCATTGATtttgagcaaaataaaaatgaaaatctcttttaatttccagCAACACCATATTTGAagttcattgtattttcttcttccaactacAGGTTGACATGATTGTCTTGACAGATGGAAGTCGTATTCTTGGCCTCGGTGACCTTGGAGTTCAGGGAATAGGAATACCTAGATTGGAGGGAGAAGAGTATCTATCAATTGTTGATGATTTTATGGAAGCCGTGCATACATGTTGGCCTAAAGCTATTGTTCAGGTTTATTGGttaagatatcaaatttttaactgTGTTCACTGCCAGTAATCAGTATCGTAATCTcgtaatttgattttgaatgatgcCAGTTTGaggattttcaaatgaaatggcCTTTTGAAACATTACAACGTTATCGTAAGAGGTTCTGCATGTTCAACGATGACATACAAGTGAGTAGTTGATGATGTATTAATGCAGTTGATAATTACTTAAAAGGACATTCGTTTtcgtttatttcatttcataaaggGAACTGCTGGTGTTGCTCTCGTTGGACTATTGGGAACTGTGAGAGCTCAAGGGCGGCCATTGAGTGATTTTGTTAACCAAAAGATAGTAGTGGTAGGGGCTGGAAGGTATTGTCAGCTGtttaactttaacattttctccaaatagCAATACTGCTAACGATTTAGGGATCATAAGCCTTGTCCTCTTTGTTGAAACAAAAGTGGTTGTTTGAAAGAggaattactattactattactattactattacgtGAATATAAGAGATGAAAACTTTGGAAACTATAGTTCAATCCTTTTGGTTTAACCTTCATTTGTTTCAACATgctttttttcccctctttcAACTTTAGTGCAGGGCTCGGTGTTCTTAACATGACTATTCAGGCTGTTTCGAGAATGGCAGGGAACAACGATTCTAGTGCAAGaatctttttctaactttCATTCTCAATTTCTGCATCAGTCTGTCCAAGTTTTTCCTTCCATGAGAGTTACTGATTTCAGAAACCAATCAGATGGGGTTCGGAATTTGGATAGCTTTATTATGGGTTAATTTGTATGACGCAGTTTCTTGTGAAAAGTATGAGGCAGTTGAAGAAGTTAAATGACTTGTGGTGGTAGTAATCATTGTCAAACTCATGtggtttttaacttaaaaagaaagagggaaaatgTGAACTTAGTCCTATGCAGATTAGTGttttaaagaggaaaaatagaaCTTAGTCCTATGCAGATTAGTGTTTTAAGTCTTCTATCTAATTGTTCGTGGGATAAATGCAGTTACtttatcaaaaacaaagaagaaaaggaagggacCACAAGAAATCAATGGTGGAATCGATCAGGCAGGGTGTGGAAAATTACAactcagtttttgttttcactgTTGAGAACATGAGAAACCTCAAGTTCAAGGAACTCAGGGAGCAGCTGAAGTCACTAGCAGGCAAGTTCTACTTTCTGAATTCTGTATTATTTAATCTGCGtcatcatttcaaatattgattagtGATACAAATGTACTTTCTCTATGTTGTTTGGTTAGCTTCTAGATAGCACGAGAAAagatatgaataataaatagcatatttttaaaactcaaaagataaaatcatAATGAATAGCATTCCTTAGGAGAAAGGATGAGGACACGTTGTTTCTATAAacctaattttagttttgccAGTTTGAAATACTTGTGTAGTTtagtttagatatatatttaaactagcACGTTAAATAATAGTTTGCCCTGTTTGTGTTTGCTAAGTTTCAACTAATACTCTcagtatttatctttgtgcttATGTGATAGATTTCTTATGCACTGTAGTGATTTGGggtgttttcttattttctgcatcttagCTACCTTATTTGCTGCATCTTAATTGCTAACGATTTAGGGATCATAAGCCTTGTCctctttgttgaaaaaaaaaagtggttgtttgaaagaggaattactattactattacgtCAAATTAcatattgaatgaaaaagaaaattacaatttcttttagcGCTATGTAATGGTAGTCAGGTATAGTAGTCATGCCTTTGCTCTAGCTTATATATTCATGTCTATGTTACTTTCACActtctatttattaatttcatgaaGTCAGTGGgtttgcaaaatgaaagaatcgTCATCCTTTTTAAACCACTAGTCCTAatgtttcaaatgaattttccaatttctttttgggCTGATGTTTCCATAGCCCGTTTCTTAACAAATTGCATGCCCTCTTCCATTTTTAAGGGTGAGATACCTTTTTGTATCTTATGCCCCAAACAACATTTGTTTCTCATTCCACCCAAAATAATTGGTTATACTTGATTTGTCCAAGACGTTCGGCCTCAACATACAAAGTTGGATCCAAAGAccttaaaatatatctttttggtTATTCTCGTGTTCTTTGAACATTCCTCCTTTTATTCCtcaccttctttctcttcGAATATGAGTCGAGGGAGTATCAAGAGTCAAAGGATGATTTCTTTATCTACAATGTTATCTCTCCTTCTAATCCTCTTTGTGGTTCATCTTCACGTGTGTTTACTTCTATTTGTCAACCCATCACTAAAGTCTATGATCGACGACAACCTTCTTCAATTCCATGCCCTACCCCTAAGGTTTCTTCGTCATTGGATCCAGAAATGAGTGATGATCTTCCTATTGCTCTTCGTAAAGGTAAACTTAAGTGTGCTCatcttatttcctcttctgTTTCATATAACCATTAGTTGTCTTCTGCATGTTCTTTCATTGCATCATTAGAGTTTGTATCATTAAGCCTATTCTCATCTTGGTTGGTGTGTTGCAATGGTGGAGGAGATGATTACTTTAGATGATAATTGTACTTGGGATTTAGTTTCTCTCCCTGCACGAAAAAAGTATATCAGTTGCAAATGGGTGGTTACAATTAAAGTTAATCCTGATGGTTTTGTCGCTCAATTAAAAGTACACCTTGTAGTGAAAGGCTACGCACAAACATGGCGTTAAGTATGCTGATACTTTTTCTCGAGTAGTAAAAATGACATTTGTGAGGTTGTTTATTTCACTAACTTCAATCAGTCACTGGCCTTTACATCAgcttgatatttttgaaaaggaggTGTAATTATGAGTCAATAAAAAGGACCTGATCATGTTGAGGAAGGAGACCCAACCTTGTCTGGTTTCTCATGAGTAGATGGATGAAGGATTGTATTCCAGAGAAGTTTCGAGCAACACACCTCAGAAACCACAGATGGGGTTCAGAATTTGGATAGCTTTGTTGTTTCGGTTTCATCACTCgcatatttgttgaaaaactTCCAGTTTGGTTCTTTTACAAGAACATCTATTGAATCAATGAACCACCTAATTGGATCTTGGATAAAGTGAGGATTTTTTGGAAGTCTACATCTTCAATATTGAACCTCCCCTTTTCGAACTAGATACAGTAGAAAGTGTCTaccatttttcaacttttgactTCCATTTCTGAAAAAATGGAGTTGTAACTCCCTGGGTTTGGCGTTGCCGTCGACGTCACCGTGAGAAGGTGTGGCCGgaatgaagagagaagagggtgggtgagaggagaggagaggttcaatatttgtttccaacttttttacatCAGCTTGATATTAAAAGTGCATTTTGTTAGGATCCCACCTAATAAGGATTAcctcaagaagaaaagatgaactcaagaatacttaaaaaacatccaaacatgaaatatatattagaagatCTTAGTAACAAGTAACAAGTAACCCTAGCCTTTTGAGAGGGTTAGACTCTCCTAAGGTTCCCTTACAAGGAaaactttctcaaaattcttCACCTCTCTCCAACCCCTCTCccactatttataacaaaaagaactaaCCAACTTACCATCTATTTACTATATGACCTTACTaacaaccattttcattttctcctaataatccactatttttctatctagGGTCCTTACATTACTCCGCCCTTCGAAgacaccttgtcctcaaggtgtgctTACAAACTACAAACCTTGAACTCTCTACCATACCCCTGCCATCTCGGAAGAAATTTTATTCAGCTTTGCCTTGAAATTCTATTGGGTTGTAATAATTACACTTGCATGCATCCAACCCTTTAGACTCCAAGAACTTCCCCAATCTTCATTCTTCTCACACGGAAAGTGATCCCAATTAACCAACTGCCATTCCCTGAGCCTAATTCCATGCCACttgcattttaatttgaagctCTTCCTCTCTAATGGGCTAAGCCCACAATTAACTTTATGACCCCATCCCCAAATCAATTTCACGGCCCATACACCATCTTTCTTAGAATTACCAATGAGCTTCAGGCAATTCCTATCCATTTTCAAGTTACATTTCAGCCACACTAACAAATGGGTCTCAATGAATTTAGCAAATTCAAGCACattaatttcctttctttctttatgaaGGCTGTATTTCTTTGTTATCATCTCATGTTTGGCCCACCATCCATATTCCAATAGGATTTCCACTTCCTTAGATAAAGCcgtcaatttatttttctttgaggtATAATGGGCCTCATCCCTTACTTTTGCAATCAGCCCAAAAAGCAACATTTTGGCCCACTTTTGATTAAATTCTTTCCCTAATTTCCATCCCACGTGATATACTTTAACCATTGAGGTTTGCATGTGCCAATCCTTCTCCTAGCCTCCACTTTGTTTTCCTGGCCATTTATTAGGAATTTGATCCCCAATTTCTCCACCTAAGCCAAGCCCATTTGAGAAAATCTGGcccttttcatttaatttcagcCCACTAAACAAATCATAACTACTATTGTCTCTAATTTTTCGCCTTAACGTCTGACGCTTCACGTGGGTTGAAGAATcgtttttcttcaagaaatcTTCCCCCTCctttctgaattttttttgtccgTAGCTGCTCACTCCCTCTGCAAATATCAAAGCATTCTTCCCGACAATTTTCGATCTGACTTGCAGCCTCGTTGCTATCCGCGTTCCGACAAACTCCCTTTGTGCCTTAGGTCGACTACCTCCAACGCACCCTGTCTCCATCTCCTCTTCCTGTAACTGGACTTTTCGAcaatccatcttcttctttttttggccACCGGTGACCGACTCAGAATCTTTCCTCCGCCGCGGTTTCTGTTCATCCCCGCCTCGATTTTCTGTCACAACCCAATATGTTTCCATTCGCCAGCCTCTCTATGATCCCTGTACTAATTCCAttgccattttcttccttgTCGTTTACACTTTCTATCTTACTCCGATGACCTTCGAAATTcctttattcatcttcttcattgcCTAGCTTCCTCATCCCTTCCCTACTTTGATATAACTCGCATGCCACAAAAGAAAGGCAAGGAAAGTAACGTACCTCAACAAAATCTTGGCCTATATATATGATCAGCCTCTCAATGTTGCCACTCCAATGAGccgtttcttctattttcacaGATCGTATCCAGGTCGACTTGTTCCACATAGGTACTgtttgattcttctttttgttttcttcactaCCACCAAGTATCAATGATCGCTTCCTCAATCGTTTCTTTGCCTTCCTTCTCATCCATAGTGTTTGCCTCCTTTCCCATGCTTCCGCCTTCTCTGCTCGGTGTTTCCATTTCCACCAAGTGTTTGTCTCTGACCACCCCACCCTTAGTCGTCGGCCATGGGAATACACAGTTAGATTTGGGCTTCCTCTTcccttcatctttttcatggTCGTTCTTCGATTCCTTCATCTTCAAGTCAttgttccatttttgtttttcttcaactttaattttttctagtttcttcTCTCGCtctttctttatctctttgCAGCCCTTCAGAAAGCGTTTGATGTATTGTTTTAGCACTCCTCTCTATTCTTTTTGCCTTGCAATCCACAATCCATTTCTGCATATGCTCCCATGTCCATGGAGTTTCTCCCCTCTCATCCACCTCAAGTTTGCAATTAGCAGTCCATTTAAGTGCTTGCTCCCAAGTCCCTCTCTCAACTGCGGTCGAGTCTTCTTCcatctttcctttcattttcaacacGATCCCTCCGACGTAGCAGATTCTTCCCGTCGGCAACTAACATTGTTTTCTCGTAATTCCTCTGCTAGCCTTTCGATGCTTTTGGACAACTCCAAAGTTACATCTTTAAGTTCCCTAATGTCCTTCTCATTCTTCTCCAACCTCTCCTCCATTTGTTTTTGCATCCAAGCCCGTGTCATCCCCAAGATGTTacggctctgataccaatttgttaggATCCCACCTAACAAGGATTACCTCAAGGAGAAAAGATGAACTCAAGAATACTTAAAATACAtccaaacatgaaatatatattagaagatCTTAATAAcaagtaaaaaggaaaactttctcaaaattcttcacaccTCTCTCCAACCCCTCTCccactatttataacaaaaagaactaaCCAACTTACCATCTATTTACTATATGACCTTACTaacaaccattttcattttctcctaataatccactatttttctatctagGGTCCTTACACATTTCTTCATGGTGATCCTCAAGAAGGGGTGTATATGGCAACCACTTGGGTTTGTTGCTCAGGGGAAGAATGGAAAGGCGTGTCGCCTTTGTAAATCTTTGGATGGACTAAAACATAGTCCACAGGCTTGGTTTGGAAAATTTATTAAGGTGATCGAAAGTTTTGGAATGCAAAAGAGCACGTTAGAtcattcaatcttttttaaaagatccgAGAGTggggtgatcctaatcgtagTATATGTTGATGCAATTGTGGTTGTTGGTGATGATGCTTTAGATGTCCAGTCCCTGAAGACTTTTCTCTATTGCCAATTccaaataaaagatttgagCATGTTGAAATACCTCCTAGGAATTTGAGGTAAAAACAGGCAAGAAAGCAATACTATTATCACAGAGAAAATATGACTTGTTGACTGAAACATGGAAGGTAGGTGCCAAGCCATGTAGTACCCCAACGATGCCTAACTTATAGCTCACAAAAGATGGAGAATTGTTGAAAGATCTTCAAAGATATAGGAGGTTAGAGGGAAAACTTAATTACCTTCCAGTGAATCGACTCGACATAGCCTATTTAGTGAGTATTATGAGCCAGTGTATGTCATGCCCTAAAGTTGATCATTCAGCTGCTTTGGAATGATTCAGTGTTATCTGAAGGCTGCTCTCGGgcatgattttattatataaggATTATAGTCATACTAATATTGAATGTTTCTCAGATGTTAATTGGTAAAATctaaagaagacaaaagatcAACTTCaggatattttgtttttgttggtggCAATTTGATGTCTTGgaaaagtaagaaacaaaatgtggTGTCACATTCAAgtgcataataaaaaatatagagcaATTGCACAGTTTTTGTGTGAATTGGATATATCAAATTGATTTGgatatatcaacttttttactatTGTTGAGTTGGGATTTGAAATCACCACACCAGCAAAATTGTGGTGTGATAATCAAGCAGCACTTGATATCGCATTTAATCCGGTGTTCCATGAAGTTAATGACAATTCTATCACTGGttctttttgttctatatCAAGTTCAATAGCTTTTACCTCAAGTTCCTCTGTACGATCATCCTCTTCCACTACTTCCAATTCCTCCCCATTTGCTTGAACAACTAACACTCTGAGTTCCTTCTGATCCTTCACCTTACATCTATGGCCTGCACAAAATTTTTCCTCACAACAAAAGCAGAGCCCTTTCTCACGTCTGGCTTGAAACTCAGCAT includes:
- the LOC116405995 gene encoding NADP-dependent malic enzyme-like, with protein sequence MILFDLLELRSPTIFMFCLFLHHFFKAVQLEFHLQVDMIVLTDGSRILGLGDLGVQGIGIPRLEGEEYLSIVDDFMEAVHTCWPKAIVQFEDFQMKWPFETLQRYRKRFCMFNDDIQGTAGVALVGLLGTVRAQGRPLSDFVNQKIVVVGAGSAGLGVLNMTIQAVSRMAGNNDSSLLYQKQRRKGRDHKKSMVESIRQGVENYNSVFVFTVENMRNLKFKELREQLKSLAVYDRRQPSSIPCPTPKVSSSLDPEMSDDLPIALRKGKLKCAHLISSSVSYNH